The nucleotide window CATCTGTCTAATAATCTGATTGGTGTAGTTCGGCGCCGTCGGCAAGGTGTCGTCATCACCGTCCTCCTGTGAACCGTTGATGTCTTGCTGTTTGTCGAGAATGAACTGAACGACGTAGTTACCAAAAGGATCCTGCACGAGCTTCAGTGAGTTGTTGAGCACTGTGTTGATGATTGTAGTGTGATACGGCTTGGGGGCGTGTTGCAGGCACTTCTGAATGATGCAGCACCCCTGACGGTTTTTGCAAATGTCAATGCAGTTATCAGCTATCTTCTGAAAAATGCGCTCGTAGATCACAACCGCGCCGGAGACACTCGCGTCAGAGTCCCCCAGCTGGCAAAACCGCGAAGACGTGATCAGCTTTGAAAGGGAGTGGTTGCCGTTAATGTCCTTTGCGACGTCGACAATCGATGGCTCCAAGAGCGTGGTGTACACATCGAACTCTTCACACGTACACAACGCATCGATAATGCGCTGCGAGACACGCGCGCCATTTGTGTTGCACGCCACCGTGACAATGTCACCGGAGAGCTCGCtaatcagcagcagcacctccgatAGGTGATGATTGTTCGTCGTAGGGTCGTAGGAAACGTCGCCCATTGTGGCAGACGTGGTACccgagcgcagcagcggcatgaGATGCTGCATCAGCTCACTTCCGTTCGCGTCGTTGGACAGGTCGAGCGCATGTCGAATGCACTCCTGCACGAACACGTTTCTGAACGGGATCTTCTGCCGCGCAGCGTCGTCCTCTTTGCCGAATTCCTGTACGTAGCGACACGCTTCAACCACCTTGAGTGCATCTCGCAGGCCCACGGCATCCCGCACACAGCTGGCGATCACCTCGTTTACTCGATCCAGATCCACATTACCTGACTTATTCTCGTCAATGGTACGCTTCGCCGCCTCTGTAGCCTTGGTTTGGATCTCGCTCTCCAGGCACTTAATACTTGTGTCCACCTCAGAGAGGTCTTTCAGAATCTCTTGACGGCGTGCGTACAGAGCTGTCAACTTCTCCTCTGACGACATATTTTGCAGAGCCGTACTCGTGAATTCGTTTTACTTCCGTTTGTGCGTAGGCGTGAGAGGAGAGCCGGCTGAAAGTGAGGGGAGgaatagaaaaaaaaaaggaaaaaagaggggaatGGGGTGTTTGTGAGAGGGGGTATTTTTTGAGGTGTGCCAGTGCAGCCGCTTCAACTGAGACAGCGTGCAATGTGAGACGCCGAGATTCTCTCTGGTGGGCCGAGACGCACAATGAAAAAAAGGGTCACAACAATCACAGCGTAAGGACAAATCAAGAAGAAAATCATAAATAGAAATGAGAACACACCGGTATGAGGGAAAGGCGACTaacggagaaaaaaaagattCGAATCGAAGCGGCAGTTAACGACGTAAGCAAATAGGAAAAGACTGTACGGGGCACACGGAGTGCGTTTGTTCGCGTATTTGGGCGCCTATgtgtgcgcagcggtgcacctACAGGGCTTCCCAAGTCTTCCAAACACTCAATAGTGTCTTCTGCAGAAGCGATAGGGGATATGCTCTCCCGAACAGCAACTTTATCAGGAACGACTGAGGGCTCAGTTGTGTACGCCGATGAACAGAAAGctgagaagggggaaggggctgaagagaagagaagagagatggCAACACGGGGAGCGGGAGATGGCTACAGGAGTAACGGGAGAGATCGGAGTGAAAACGTCATGTTGGCTATGATGGGCAGAAATGGGGGAGAAGGGTAGCGAAGGTATGCCATACGCTACGGTGCTCTTGGTTTGACATCACTAAGACAGCAAAAAGGGAAGCTGCAGCGTCAGCCTAACCTCTACGCGTCAAAGGAGAGCCAGAACTTGATGTGATGGTATATCGAAGTCCCATtcagtaaaaaaaaaagaaccaAACACTGCATCAGCAAGAACCTTGGAAGTCGATCGCACTCGTTTGGTGGTGATAACACTGCTGGCCATTATTAACAGTAGAAAAACACTCGTCGCATACGGGTGGGAATCAAGGAGCATCAGATACCCGGTGCCTGTCGCCTACAAATACCCCGAGGTGCATCCTTCTCGTAATCGCTAAAAGAGCTCAGTTCCTGCGCCTGCCCTTCATTCCTCGCGTTCATTTGTATGCGAGGGGGTCGTTTGTAGGaacccctcctccaccccccaaAAATATATATAGATAGATAGAAAAAAGCGTCTTTTCGCTTTGGAATCCGTAGAACGCTCGGTCATCATGCATGCGACAGTATCGAGATGTATGGGaacgtctgtgtgtgtgtgtcttttgTGCTTTTGAGTCGCTCTACCCCATCGTCTCGCTCGAGGGTCGAAGGCGCCTCCGTCCCCGCTTCCGCTCCCGGCCCCGCTTTCGAGGGCGCAATTCCGTCACGCATATCTAAAccctcagagagagaggcgcataGAAACAGACAAAGAGGACAGCAGGCCAGTGTCGCTATCTTCTGTTCACCTTTCATACAACTACGAAATGGCCGCACACTGTGCAAGTAACGGAACAGGGGGAAAGGTGCTAAGCTGAGATGAAAATGGATTACGCCCGGCGTTGCCTTGTAAGGTGCACAAGAGGTGCAAAGACATCGCACACGTCCCGTCGAAATGGAAAcataaagagagaggtggtgatgTGCCCGACATATGCGCGCAGTCACTCGAGTGAGCACCTTGGCCGATTCTGGGCATCACATGCACGCTGTAGAAGTACTGCTCACCATCTTCTTTGCCTCAGAGATACTCTTCTAGCACACCGCAGCCGTGGAGGCGGCAATCACGGACACCAACGCACAGTATTGCGCGCTTTCCCACACGGTGATAGGCATGTTCAGCATTTCCCCAAGGACTCAAAGAGTCAATAGCAACTTCTTGGCACTGTCATCAACTGCAATGACGTCAACAATGCAGACGCCCTCTCAGCGAAGGCGTTCTACGATGGCGTGCGATCTCTATTCTACTGCCTTCATCAACCCGCGAGACCCACTTGGTGCCTCGTTTCCAAGAATAAGGCCGCCTGATCGCCGATTTGAGGTTCTGGTTGGCATCAGCGGTG belongs to Leishmania braziliensis MHOM/BR/75/M2904 complete genome, chromosome 36 and includes:
- the PUF1 gene encoding putative PUF1, producing MSSEEKLTALYARRQEILKDLSEVDTSIKCLESEIQTKATEAAKRTIDENKSGNVDLDRVNEVIASCVRDAVGLRDALKVVEACRYVQEFGKEDDAARQKIPFRNVFVQECIRHALDLSNDANGSELMQHLMPLLRSGTTSATMGDVSYDPTTNNHHLSEVLLLISELSGDIVTVACNTNGARVSQRIIDALCTCEEFDVYTTLLEPSIVDVAKDINGNHSLSKLITSSRFCQLGDSDASVSGAVVIYERIFQKIADNCIDICKNRQGCCIIQKCLQHAPKPYHTTIINTVLNNSLKLVQDPFGNYVVQFILDKQQDINGSQEDGDDDTLPTAPNYTNQIIRQMLHHVAELSCNKFSSNVIEKCLKTSSPDVRQLLVDELTAPHVLPKLLTDSFANYVIQTAISTASDDGQLTQLRNAIIPLQSLLKNSPYGVKIESKLSRRHREAARRMLKKKEGAPSVTQLPAQPEAILPPYMPPQGLSAIPMMARDASMGQQVPFTNLNADMNSFLQPQQVIGMPFLLQAQQMISIPNASPQSFTVSMLGGSSIPEYR